Proteins co-encoded in one Nicotiana sylvestris chromosome 7, ASM39365v2, whole genome shotgun sequence genomic window:
- the LOC104222101 gene encoding glucomannan 4-beta-mannosyltransferase 9-like, producing MERISTTTLLPDTFYGTRDDITEQFAIMWEQIKAPLIVPLLRIAVLLCLAMSVMLFIERVYMFIVISLVKLFGRKPEKRYKWEPIKDDVELGNSSYPMVLVQIPMYNEKEVYQLSIGAACGLSWPSDRIIVQILDDSTDPITKNLVEMECQRWASKGINIKYEVRDNRSGYKAGALKQGLKHSYVKQCDFVAIFDADFQPEPDFLWRTIPFLVHNPELSLVQARWKYVNADECLMTRMQEMSLDYHFTVEQEVGSATHAFFGFNGTAGVWRIAAIDEAGGWKDRTTVEDMDLAVRASLKGWKFLYLSSLMVKNELPSTFKAYRYQQHRWSCGPANLFRKMFMEIVRNKKVSLWKKVHVIYSFFFVRKVVAHIVTFVFYVVVLPATVLVPEVEVPKWGAVYIPAIITLLNAVGTPRSLHLLVFWILFENVMSLHRTKATFIGLLEVGRVNEWIVTEKLGDALKLKSAAKAFRKHRMRLGDRIHLLELAAGAYLFFCGCYDIAFGNNHYFLYLFIQAFAFFIVGFGYVGTFVPNS from the exons ATGGAGAggatttcaacaacaacattgCTTCCTGATACATTTTATGGAACGAGAGATGATATAACAGAGCAATTTGCGATAATGTGGGAACAAATCAAAGCTCCATTGATTGTTCCTCTGCTCAGAATTGCAGTGTTATTGTGTCTTGCTATGTCTGTTATGTTGTTCATtgaaagagtttacatgtttatTGTAATTTCTCTTGTCAAACTCTTTGGTAGAAAACCAGAGAAACGTTACAAATGGGAACCAATAAAAGATGATGTTGAGCTTGGGAATTCATCTTATCCTATGGTTCTTGTTCAAATACCTATGTATAATGAAAAAGAG GTTTATCAGCTATCAATTGGAGCTGCATGTGGACTTTCATGGCCTTCTGATCGTATTATAGTACAAATTCTTGATGATTCAACAGACCCCATTACTAAG AATTTGGTGGAAATGGAATGTCAAAGATGGGCTAGCAAAggaataaatataaaatatgaaGTGAGAGATAATAGGAGTGGATACAAAGCAGGAGCTTTAAAACAAGGGTTGAAACATTCCTATGTTAAACAATGTGATTTTGTTGCTATATTTGATGCTGATTTTCAACCTGAACCTGATTTCCTTTGGCGTACAATTCCATTTTTAGTTCACAATCCTGAACTTTCCCTTGTTCAAGCTCGTTGGAAATATG TAAATGCTGATGAATGTCTAATGACAAGAATGCAAGAAATGTCTTTGGACTACCATTTCACTGTGGAGCAAGAAGTGGGCTCTGCTACCCATGCTTTTTTCGGATTTAATG GGACTGCAGGTGTTTGGAGAATTGCTGCAATAGATGAGGCTGGAGGTTGGAAAGACAGGACAACAGTTGAGGATATGGACCTTGCTGTCCGTGCTAGTCTCAAGGGCTGGAAATTCTTGTACCTTAGTTCTCTCATG GTAAAAAATGAATTACCAAGTACGTTCAAGGCCTATCGTTATCAACAACATCGTTGGTCATGTGGTCCAGCCAATCTCTTCAGGAAGATGTTTATGGAGATTGTAAGAAATAAG AAAGTGTCGTTGTGGAAGAAGGTTCATGTGATTTATAGCTTCTTCTTTGTGAGGAAGGTCGTAGCTCATATCGTTACTTTCGTATTCTACGTTGTAGTATTACCCGCCACTGTATTAGTGCCTGAAGTTGAAGTTCCAAAGTGGGGAGCTGTTTACATTCCTGCTATCATTACGCTGCTCAATGCAGTTGGAACTCCAAG GTCACTCCATTTGCTGGTATTTTGGATCCTTTTCGAGAATGTCATGTCACTCCACCGAACTAAGGCTACCTTCATCGGCTTGTTGGAGGTAGGAAGAGTAAATGAATGGATTGTCACTGAGAAATTAGGAGATGCTCTCAAGTTAAAATCAGCTGCCAAAGCATTTAGAAAACATCGAATGAGGCTTGGTGACAG GATTCACTTGTTAGAGCTTGCTGCTGGCGCGTACCTCTTCTTCTGTGGATGTTATGACATTGCCTTCGGAAATAATCACTATTTCCTTTACCTCTTCATTCAAGCATTTGCTTTCTTCATCGTGGGATTTGGTTACGTTGGCACGTTCGTGCCAAACTCTTAG
- the LOC104222102 gene encoding peroxiredoxin-2E-2, chloroplastic-like — protein MAATTAATFTLSKLLKSSTPKHLSLLSPQKSNLFTSSSHFSPLPLKFKQPLHPLHSLKHSTISRISATISVGDKLPNSTLSYFDSSDELKTLLISDLTNGKKVVLLAVPGAFTPTCSQKHLPGFVEKSKELKSKGVDTIACISVNDAFVMKSWKENLGINDEVMMLSDGNLEFTKAIGCELDLSDKPVGLGIRSRRYSMLVEDGVVKILNLEEGGAFNVSSAEDILKAL, from the coding sequence ATGGCTGCCACCACTGCTGCTACCTTCACCCTCTCAAAACTCCTGAAATCCTCAACCCCAAAACACCTTTCTCTTCTTTCCCCCCAAAAATCCAATCTTTTCACCTCCTCTTCCCATTTCTCTCCTCTCCCACTCAAATTCAAACAACCCCTCCACCCCTTACACTCTCTCAAACACTCCACCATTTCAAGAATCTCTGCAACCATATCCGTTGGTGACAAACTCCCCAACTCAACACTTTCATACTTCGATTCATCCGATGAACTCAAGACCCTTTTAATCTCTGACCTCACCAACGGCAAAAAGGTTGTCCTTTTAGCTGTCCCTGGTGCATTTACACCAACCTGTTCCCAAAAACACCTTCCTGGTTTCGTGGAAAAATCTAAGGAACTTAAGTCAAAAGGGGTTGATACAATTGCTTGTATTTCAGTCAATGATGcatttgtgatgaaatcttggaAAGAGAATTTGGGTATTAATGATGAGGTGATGATGTTGAGTGATGGGAATTTGGAGTTTACTAAAGCTATAGGGTGTGAACTTGACCTTAGTGATAAGCCTGTTGGGCTTGGTATTAGGTCTAGAAGGTATTCTATGCTTGTTGAAGATGGGGTTGTTAAAATCTTGAATTTAGAGGAAGGAGGAGCTTTTAATGTTAGCAGTGCTGAGGATATTCTCAAGGCTCTTTAG